Proteins encoded within one genomic window of Bradyrhizobium sp. AZCC 1719:
- the fixL gene encoding sensor protein FixL has protein sequence MFDADQPFRDQELLDHHARSGAEGSGVGAWDLEFSTRKLSWSSATRKLFGVEPDAPVDYDLFLSLLDVQDRDRTAKAVQQSIDTGCSFDIQYRVNRDSDEGHWVRALGTTIRGADGAPARLSGIMFDINREKRLEDTVRLRERHFRSILDTIPDAMIVIDEHGIMQFFSSAAERQFGYSEPEAIGKNISELMPEPDRSRHDAYIARYLKTGERRIIGIGRIVTGMRKDGTTFPMHLTIGEMHSGGKPFFTGFVRDLTEQQQTQARLQELQSELVHVSRLSAMGEMASALAHELNQPLSAISNYMKGSRRLLAGSNDANAPKIEVALDRAAEQAIRAGDIIRRLRDFVARDASEKRVESLSKMIEEAGALGLTGAREQGVFLRFNLDPTSDLVLADRVQIQQVLVNLFRNALEAMGTSTHRELIASNTKAADDMIEISVSDTGTGFAGDAHAHLFQPFFTTKETGMGVGLSISRTIIETHGGRMWAETNRSGGATFRFTLPAAHAKDMTDAIER, from the coding sequence ATGTTCGACGCCGACCAGCCCTTTCGAGATCAAGAGCTACTCGACCACCATGCGCGCAGCGGCGCCGAGGGATCGGGCGTCGGCGCCTGGGATCTCGAGTTCTCGACCCGGAAGTTGAGCTGGTCCAGCGCTACGCGGAAGCTGTTTGGCGTCGAGCCGGATGCGCCTGTCGACTACGACCTCTTCCTTTCCCTGCTCGATGTGCAGGATCGCGATCGCACGGCAAAAGCCGTGCAACAGTCGATCGATACCGGCTGCAGTTTCGACATTCAGTACCGGGTGAACCGAGATTCGGACGAGGGCCACTGGGTGCGCGCGCTTGGCACGACGATCCGTGGCGCCGACGGCGCTCCTGCACGGCTCAGCGGCATTATGTTCGACATCAACCGAGAGAAGCGCCTCGAGGACACCGTCAGACTGCGCGAGAGGCACTTTCGCTCGATTCTGGATACGATTCCCGATGCGATGATCGTGATCGACGAGCATGGAATCATGCAGTTTTTCTCCAGCGCCGCCGAGCGTCAGTTCGGTTACAGCGAACCCGAGGCGATCGGAAAAAACATCAGCGAGCTGATGCCGGAACCAGATCGCAGCCGTCACGACGCCTATATCGCGCGATACCTGAAGACGGGCGAACGGCGCATCATCGGCATCGGGCGTATCGTCACCGGGATGCGCAAGGACGGCACGACATTCCCGATGCATCTCACCATCGGCGAGATGCATTCGGGTGGGAAGCCCTTCTTTACGGGCTTCGTTCGCGATCTCACCGAACAGCAACAGACCCAGGCGCGGTTGCAGGAGTTGCAATCCGAACTGGTCCATGTCTCCCGTCTGAGCGCGATGGGCGAAATGGCTTCCGCGCTGGCCCACGAACTCAATCAGCCGCTGTCGGCGATCAGCAACTACATGAAGGGGTCGCGCCGCCTGCTGGCGGGCAGCAACGACGCCAACGCGCCGAAGATCGAAGTAGCGCTCGATCGCGCCGCTGAGCAGGCGATCCGCGCCGGCGACATCATCCGACGATTGCGCGACTTCGTCGCCCGCGATGCTTCCGAGAAGCGCGTCGAGAGTCTTTCAAAGATGATCGAGGAGGCCGGCGCGCTCGGGCTCACCGGCGCCCGCGAACAAGGCGTGTTTTTGCGCTTCAACCTGGACCCGACGTCCGACCTGGTGCTTGCCGACAGGGTCCAGATTCAGCAGGTCCTGGTCAACCTGTTCCGCAATGCGCTGGAAGCGATGGGCACCTCGACGCACCGTGAGCTGATTGCCTCAAACACCAAGGCTGCAGATGACATGATCGAAATTTCCGTTTCCGACACAGGGACAGGGTTCGCCGGCGACGCGCATGCGCACCTGTTCCAGCCATTTTTCACGACGAAGGAAACCGGCATGGGCGTCGGCCTTTCCATCAGCCGCACCATCATCGAAACCCACGGCGGCCGGATGTGGGCCGAAACCAACAGATCCGGTGGCGCGACCTTCCGCTTCACGCTGCCCGCAGCCCACGCCAAGGATATGACCGATGCCATCGAGCGGTAA
- a CDS encoding universal stress protein, which produces MDYKTVMVGLAQGRPNDACLRVAGDIAERFGARIIGVAASDIRPPMYFADGNFAQELLDEEAVAIEQRLSELEVEFRASVERRATSVEWRPARTLPVPHLLEQARAADIIVIGARSETLVDPSVAPDPSDLVMQAGRPIIVVPPTVQWLDLRSVLIAWKDVREARRAVFDALPILAAAREVTIAEIPERDGRREDALLHVADVAAWLRGHGVAANTVVPETASGVTEQLDRIAANVGAGAVIAGAYGHSRFREWVLGGVTRHLATESRRCAFLSR; this is translated from the coding sequence ATGGACTACAAAACCGTCATGGTCGGTCTGGCGCAGGGCCGGCCCAACGATGCCTGCCTCAGGGTGGCCGGCGATATCGCCGAGCGATTCGGGGCGCGGATCATCGGCGTTGCCGCCTCGGATATCAGACCGCCAATGTATTTCGCCGATGGGAACTTTGCGCAAGAGCTCCTTGACGAGGAGGCTGTCGCCATTGAGCAGCGCCTGTCCGAACTCGAAGTCGAGTTTCGTGCGTCGGTCGAAAGGCGGGCAACGTCGGTGGAGTGGCGCCCCGCGCGGACGTTGCCGGTGCCCCACTTGCTGGAGCAGGCGAGAGCCGCCGATATCATCGTGATTGGCGCCCGCTCGGAGACCCTGGTGGACCCCAGCGTCGCTCCCGATCCCAGCGATCTGGTGATGCAGGCCGGCCGACCGATCATCGTGGTGCCGCCTACGGTGCAATGGCTCGATCTGAGAAGCGTTCTTATCGCCTGGAAGGACGTGCGGGAAGCGCGCCGGGCCGTATTCGACGCACTGCCGATCCTGGCTGCCGCAAGGGAAGTCACGATTGCGGAAATTCCCGAGCGGGATGGCCGTCGTGAGGATGCGCTCCTGCATGTTGCCGACGTGGCGGCGTGGTTGCGCGGCCACGGCGTCGCGGCGAACACGGTCGTTCCTGAGACGGCCAGCGGCGTGACCGAACAGCTCGACAGGATCGCGGCCAATGTCGGGGCGGGTGCCGTGATCGCGGGCGCCTACGGTCACTCGCGATTCCGCGAATGGGTGCTCGGCGGCGTCACGCGCCACCTTGCAACTGAATCACGCCGATGCGCGTTCCTGTCCCGTTAA
- a CDS encoding CBS domain-containing protein, which yields MHRFLEATAGQYMTREVKTVTRDTTMRELHRMFEADDFNCYPVRDNDDIVGVVSNFDFLKCFAFNPGRMVPAYDDLLSRMVADVMTPEFIYVDPATKLTRVLQLMVDHRMKSLPVLDAEQRLVGIIAREDIMRALTESARG from the coding sequence GTGCATAGATTTCTCGAAGCGACTGCCGGGCAATACATGACGCGCGAGGTAAAGACGGTTACGCGCGACACCACCATGCGCGAGCTGCACAGGATGTTCGAGGCCGACGATTTCAACTGCTATCCGGTGCGCGATAACGATGACATTGTCGGCGTCGTGAGCAACTTCGATTTCCTGAAATGCTTTGCGTTCAACCCCGGTCGCATGGTTCCGGCCTATGACGACCTGTTGTCGCGGATGGTGGCGGACGTGATGACGCCGGAATTCATCTATGTCGATCCGGCAACGAAACTGACTCGCGTTCTGCAGCTAATGGTGGACCATCGGATGAAAAGTCTGCCCGTGCTTGACGCCGAACAGCGCTTGGTCGGGATAATCGCCCGGGAGGACATCATGCGTGCGTTGACCGAGAGCGCGCGCGGGTAG
- a CDS encoding zinc-dependent alcohol dehydrogenase family protein, whose amino-acid sequence MHAMVLQAPGAPLRLEPREDPVPGPGEVRVKVGACGVCRTDLHVVDGELPDIAYPIVPGHEVVGRVEALGPGVASLRIGERVGVPWLGHTCGDCPYCRSGRENLCDRPRFTGYTRDGGFATHLVADARYCFPLGEVDDDVAVAPLLCAGLIGWRSLVMAGDGKHLGIFGFGAAGHIIAQVARWQGRSVYAFTRAGDVKAQRLAKTLGAEWAGGSEEQPPVPLDAAIIYAPVGSLVPLALQAVRKGGRVVCAGIHMSDIPSFPYRMLWEERRLLSVANLTRGDGIEFFKVATQAGIRTHTSVFPLQEANEVLSKLRAGQITGAAVLQP is encoded by the coding sequence ATGCACGCCATGGTCCTGCAAGCGCCCGGCGCGCCACTGCGGCTTGAGCCGCGCGAGGATCCGGTCCCCGGGCCTGGCGAAGTGCGTGTCAAGGTTGGCGCCTGTGGCGTATGCCGGACCGACCTGCACGTCGTCGATGGAGAACTGCCCGATATTGCCTACCCGATCGTTCCCGGCCACGAGGTGGTCGGTCGGGTGGAAGCCCTTGGGCCCGGTGTGGCGTCTCTAAGGATCGGCGAACGGGTCGGCGTTCCCTGGCTAGGTCATACCTGCGGCGACTGTCCCTATTGCCGGAGCGGCCGCGAAAACCTTTGCGACCGCCCGCGCTTCACCGGCTACACGCGCGATGGCGGCTTTGCCACGCATCTGGTCGCGGACGCGCGCTATTGCTTTCCACTCGGCGAGGTCGACGACGACGTCGCTGTCGCTCCTTTGCTGTGTGCGGGCCTGATCGGCTGGCGCTCGCTGGTGATGGCCGGCGATGGAAAACATCTCGGCATTTTCGGCTTTGGTGCAGCCGGCCATATCATCGCGCAGGTGGCCCGCTGGCAGGGGCGTTCGGTCTACGCGTTCACGCGCGCAGGGGATGTCAAGGCCCAGCGTCTTGCAAAAACGCTGGGCGCCGAATGGGCCGGCGGGTCGGAGGAGCAGCCTCCGGTGCCGCTTGACGCAGCTATCATCTACGCGCCGGTCGGCTCCCTGGTGCCGTTGGCATTGCAAGCTGTGCGCAAAGGCGGGCGCGTGGTCTGCGCCGGCATTCACATGTCGGACATTCCCTCGTTCCCTTACCGCATGCTCTGGGAGGAGCGGCGGCTGCTTTCGGTTGCCAACCTGACGCGGGGCGACGGGATCGAGTTTTTCAAGGTCGCGACACAAGCTGGCATCAGGACGCACACCAGCGTGTTTCCGTTGCAGGAAGCGAATGAAGTCCTCTCGAAGCTGCGCGCCGGACAGATCACGGGCGCCGCCGTGCTGCAGCCATGA
- a CDS encoding bifunctional aminoglycoside phosphotransferase/ATP-binding protein, producing the protein MRPPPNAAAAEADNQQPVLDFLDGSSFGAAGGGKRIDTHASMVFLGADRALKIKRAVRLPFLDYSTLEKRKNACEEELKVNAGNAPELYRGVIPITRNSDGAFEIGGSGTPVEWAVEMTRFDEKQSLDRIAAAKTIDPPLATAVADAVLRSHDRAARHDGESWLASVLPIIARNTAKFETVHGLDSVAIEQLDAASRASATTLQPLLRQRAGQGFVRRCHGDLHLANITLVDGRPLLFDAIEFDPVIATTDILYDLAFTLMDMIHFNQWAAANAVFNRYVTAAADEDFDGLRLLPLFLSMRAAIRAHVLFVKSEHAGESDAVRQEAKRYFDLARRLIAPKPPMLVAIGGLSGTGKSVLARGLAGLIEPPPGAVIVRSDVVRKRLFGTSETTGLPESAYQSATTERVYAALSSTALRVLTQGCSVVLDAAYLQEAERKEIEGLAATHNARFVGLFLTTDLATRLARIEQRKGDASDARRSVALKQETFALGAVQWHMIDASGTPEQSLRNTRAILPLVPDEP; encoded by the coding sequence ATGCGACCGCCCCCAAATGCTGCCGCAGCCGAGGCTGACAATCAGCAGCCTGTGCTCGATTTCCTCGATGGCTCCAGTTTCGGTGCGGCCGGGGGCGGCAAGCGGATCGATACCCATGCCTCCATGGTTTTTCTCGGAGCTGATCGGGCATTGAAGATCAAGCGTGCCGTGCGGTTACCCTTCCTCGATTATTCGACATTGGAGAAGCGCAAGAACGCCTGCGAGGAGGAACTGAAGGTCAACGCCGGCAACGCTCCCGAGCTCTACCGAGGCGTTATTCCCATTACGCGCAATTCCGATGGCGCCTTCGAAATCGGCGGTTCGGGCACTCCGGTCGAATGGGCGGTCGAAATGACGCGGTTTGACGAGAAGCAGTCGCTCGACCGCATCGCTGCAGCGAAGACCATCGATCCGCCGCTTGCGACCGCCGTGGCCGATGCGGTTCTGCGATCCCACGACAGGGCCGCGCGCCACGACGGCGAAAGCTGGCTTGCCTCGGTTCTACCCATCATCGCCCGCAATACCGCAAAGTTTGAAACCGTGCACGGACTAGATTCCGTTGCGATCGAACAACTCGACGCCGCCAGCCGCGCCTCTGCAACGACGTTGCAGCCGCTGCTCAGACAGCGCGCCGGGCAAGGATTCGTGCGCCGTTGCCACGGCGACCTGCATCTTGCGAATATTACATTGGTCGATGGCCGGCCGCTGCTGTTCGATGCCATCGAGTTCGATCCCGTCATCGCCACGACGGACATTCTCTACGATCTCGCGTTCACGCTGATGGATATGATCCACTTCAATCAGTGGGCAGCGGCAAACGCAGTGTTCAATCGCTATGTTACCGCAGCCGCGGATGAAGACTTCGATGGGCTACGCCTGCTGCCGCTGTTCTTGTCGATGCGGGCAGCGATCCGCGCGCACGTGCTGTTCGTGAAGAGCGAGCATGCCGGCGAGAGCGATGCAGTGCGGCAGGAGGCCAAACGCTACTTCGATCTGGCGAGACGCCTCATTGCGCCCAAGCCGCCGATGCTGGTGGCGATCGGCGGGCTGTCGGGCACGGGGAAGTCGGTGCTTGCACGCGGACTCGCGGGTCTGATTGAGCCGCCACCCGGCGCGGTCATCGTGCGCTCGGATGTCGTCCGCAAGCGCCTGTTCGGTACCAGCGAAACCACCGGCCTGCCGGAATCTGCCTATCAGTCCGCAACGACGGAGCGAGTATATGCCGCGCTTTCGAGCACTGCGCTGCGCGTGCTCACCCAGGGCTGTTCGGTGGTGCTCGATGCCGCCTATCTGCAGGAAGCGGAACGGAAGGAAATCGAGGGTCTCGCCGCCACGCACAATGCGCGGTTCGTCGGCCTTTTTCTGACGACCGATCTCGCGACGCGGCTGGCGCGGATCGAGCAGCGCAAGGGCGATGCATCCGATGCGAGACGAAGCGTCGCCCTGAAGCAGGAGACTTTCGCGCTCGGCGCGGTACAATGGCATATGATCGATGCCTCTGGGACGCCGGAACAGTCGCTGCGCAACACCCGGGCGATCCTGCCTTTGGTGCCGGACGAGCCTTGA
- a CDS encoding CHAD domain-containing protein — protein MRGRPTSTSGLNNTSAVSLDCATAFQTIALDCIASIKAQHSGACAGDAEAVHQIRVAITRLRAAVAFFAPIVVDAEWLRLKKEIAWLNGSLGAARDSDVVVEYARRKRYRGWAKHIIKQVDQRQTRDHRRLVRCLRTVRTRRLISAIADWSRRGEWLARCKRNETEALQSYCARELNRWHERLVRKGRHLKALGESRRHRLRIRVKRFRYMLEALTETVALQSRGELHHLHRPAKRMQRALGDLRDLRRFAGLVSHSPRAESGKRSKVPPGYRHRRKVLLGAAIASYRELKQARAC, from the coding sequence ATGCGCGGCCGCCCAACCAGTACATCCGGCCTGAACAACACCTCTGCGGTGAGCCTCGACTGTGCAACCGCATTCCAGACGATCGCGCTCGACTGCATCGCTTCTATCAAGGCCCAGCACAGCGGCGCATGCGCCGGCGATGCAGAGGCGGTGCATCAGATCCGCGTCGCGATTACACGGTTGCGCGCCGCTGTGGCGTTCTTCGCGCCGATCGTGGTCGATGCGGAATGGCTGCGCCTGAAAAAGGAAATCGCCTGGCTGAATGGTTCGCTCGGCGCCGCACGCGACAGCGACGTCGTTGTCGAGTATGCACGCCGCAAGCGTTACCGCGGTTGGGCGAAGCACATCATCAAGCAGGTCGATCAGCGCCAGACGCGGGATCACCGCCGCCTGGTTCGTTGTCTGCGCACCGTTCGGACGCGCCGGCTGATCTCGGCAATCGCTGACTGGAGCAGACGGGGAGAGTGGCTGGCGCGATGCAAGCGGAATGAGACGGAGGCTCTGCAATCCTATTGTGCTCGCGAACTCAACCGTTGGCACGAACGGTTGGTCCGCAAGGGACGCCACCTGAAGGCGCTGGGTGAATCGCGCCGTCACCGGCTGCGGATCAGGGTGAAACGCTTCCGCTACATGCTGGAAGCGCTCACGGAAACCGTCGCGCTGCAGAGCCGCGGCGAATTGCATCACCTGCACCGGCCAGCAAAGCGAATGCAACGCGCATTGGGTGACCTCCGCGATCTCAGGCGTTTCGCCGGTCTTGTCAGCCACTCGCCGCGGGCCGAAAGCGGTAAACGGAGTAAGGTGCCGCCGGGCTATCGCCATCGAAGGAAAGTGCTGCTCGGCGCCGCCATCGCATCTTATCGTGAACTGAAACAGGCCCGAGCCTGCTGA
- a CDS encoding universal stress protein yields MFRNILVHIPSERPVRPVIDVAVSLTIARRSHLDAVAIGYESLSAAGMIAEGGGAAIAAMMGAEQERAEERAKAAIGVFEIEAKLANIAYGTRTFTAIPAEAGQTIGALARLYDMTIVLQPDPAKASYDNEIPQQILFNSGGPMLMVPYIHKGPLDAHHVGIAWDASRPAARALRDSMPFLMGAKAVTVIAVNEEPGEASSDQLVANLARRGIAARVQRLITDHRDVQGAILSVAAESNIGVLVMGGYGHSRLQERILGGVTRSMFKCMTVPVLMSH; encoded by the coding sequence ATGTTCAGGAATATTCTGGTTCATATTCCCTCCGAGCGCCCGGTCAGGCCCGTGATTGACGTCGCTGTCTCCCTGACCATTGCGCGGCGGTCGCATCTCGATGCCGTAGCCATCGGCTATGAATCGTTGAGCGCTGCCGGGATGATCGCGGAAGGCGGCGGCGCCGCCATTGCCGCGATGATGGGAGCTGAACAGGAGCGTGCCGAGGAGCGGGCGAAGGCCGCAATCGGCGTATTCGAGATCGAGGCGAAGCTCGCCAACATCGCCTACGGCACCAGGACCTTCACGGCAATTCCCGCCGAAGCCGGCCAGACCATCGGGGCGCTTGCCCGCCTTTACGACATGACGATCGTGCTGCAGCCGGACCCTGCGAAGGCCAGCTACGACAACGAGATTCCGCAGCAGATCCTGTTCAATTCCGGCGGGCCGATGCTAATGGTTCCCTACATCCACAAGGGGCCGCTCGATGCCCACCATGTCGGGATCGCTTGGGACGCCAGCCGTCCTGCAGCCCGGGCATTGCGCGATTCTATGCCATTTCTAATGGGCGCGAAGGCCGTCACCGTGATTGCGGTCAATGAGGAGCCGGGTGAAGCTTCGTCGGACCAGCTTGTTGCGAATCTGGCGCGGCGCGGCATTGCGGCCCGGGTGCAGCGGTTGATCACGGATCACAGGGACGTTCAGGGCGCCATTCTGTCGGTCGCCGCCGAAAGCAATATCGGCGTCCTGGTAATGGGCGGCTACGGCCATTCGCGGCTGCAGGAGCGAATTCTGGGCGGTGTTACGCGCAGCATGTTCAAGTGCATGACCGTTCCGGTGCTGATGTCGCACTGA
- a CDS encoding PHA/PHB synthase family protein translates to MHLKSPLPTAEVAVLPLRPNEAGQGDDRQPALPVELQVLPPTEGARGTETYQADRALHAILARLSGGLSPAALLLAYADWLLHLAASPQRRIEIVQEALVDTNRVLETAQRFFAPGQAPWSLIKPQPQDKRFSRPDWEHPPFNLMAQTFLLAEQWWRNSTMGVRGVAKQNEAIVEFSIRQMLDVMSPSNFAATNPEVLRRSFESGGNNFVRGWRNFCSDWIRLVSAGLGPVTTEDFAVGETVATARGKVVFRNELIELIQYYPITEKVHPEPILIVPAWIMKYYILDLSPQNSLVKYLTGEGFTVFMISWRNPDAADREIAFDDYRKLGVQAALDTIGDIAPGRQVHALGYCLGGTLLSIAAATMARDGDDRLKSISLLAAQTDFTEAGELTLFINESQVAFLEDMMWERGVLDTTQMAGAFQLLRSNDLIWSRLTRDYLMGERAAPSDLMAWNADATRLPYRMHSEYLRKLFLNNDLAGGRHLVEGKPISLSDIHTPMFVVGTLRDHVAPWKSVYKIHYQVDADVTFLLTSGGHNAGIVAPPGEPGHTYQVKTQAADATYVGPDEWLNTVPSTAGSWWPEWTKWLSARSGELSEPPHMGTGTAQAKELPEAPGDYVRH, encoded by the coding sequence ATGCACCTGAAATCGCCCCTGCCGACGGCGGAAGTTGCCGTATTGCCGCTTCGTCCCAATGAAGCGGGCCAGGGCGATGACCGGCAGCCGGCCCTGCCGGTCGAACTGCAGGTCTTGCCGCCGACGGAAGGCGCGCGTGGTACCGAAACATACCAGGCCGACCGCGCCCTGCATGCCATACTGGCGCGCCTGAGCGGCGGCCTTTCACCGGCCGCGTTGTTGCTGGCCTATGCGGACTGGCTGTTGCATCTGGCCGCGTCGCCACAACGGCGGATCGAGATTGTGCAGGAAGCTCTGGTCGACACCAATCGCGTACTCGAAACCGCGCAGCGCTTTTTCGCGCCCGGGCAGGCACCGTGGTCGCTGATCAAGCCGCAGCCGCAGGACAAGCGCTTCAGCCGGCCGGATTGGGAACACCCGCCGTTCAATCTGATGGCGCAGACCTTTCTGCTCGCCGAACAATGGTGGCGCAATTCGACGATGGGCGTGCGCGGTGTGGCGAAGCAGAACGAGGCGATCGTCGAGTTTTCGATCCGCCAGATGCTGGATGTGATGTCGCCGTCCAATTTTGCTGCAACCAATCCGGAGGTGCTGCGCCGATCGTTCGAGAGTGGCGGCAACAATTTCGTGCGCGGCTGGCGAAATTTCTGCAGCGACTGGATCCGCCTGGTGTCGGCGGGACTTGGCCCTGTCACGACCGAAGATTTCGCCGTGGGCGAAACCGTGGCCACGGCGCGCGGCAAGGTAGTGTTCCGCAACGAGCTGATCGAGTTGATCCAGTACTATCCGATCACCGAAAAAGTGCATCCGGAGCCGATTTTGATCGTGCCGGCCTGGATCATGAAATACTACATTCTCGATCTGTCACCGCAGAACTCGCTGGTGAAATATCTCACGGGCGAAGGCTTCACCGTGTTCATGATCTCGTGGCGCAACCCTGACGCCGCCGACCGCGAGATCGCCTTTGACGACTATCGAAAGCTCGGCGTTCAAGCGGCGCTCGATACGATCGGCGATATTGCGCCAGGCCGTCAGGTGCATGCGTTGGGCTATTGCCTTGGCGGAACGCTACTGTCGATCGCCGCCGCTACCATGGCGCGCGACGGCGACGACCGGCTGAAGTCGATCAGCCTGCTCGCCGCGCAAACCGACTTCACCGAGGCCGGCGAGCTGACGCTGTTCATCAACGAAAGCCAGGTTGCATTCCTCGAAGATATGATGTGGGAGCGCGGGGTGCTCGACACTACGCAGATGGCAGGCGCATTTCAGCTATTGCGCTCCAACGATCTGATCTGGTCGCGGCTTACCCGCGACTATTTGATGGGGGAGCGGGCGGCGCCGAGCGATCTGATGGCCTGGAACGCCGATGCCACCCGGCTGCCATACCGGATGCATTCGGAGTATCTGCGCAAGCTGTTCCTCAACAATGACCTTGCCGGCGGGCGACATCTTGTCGAGGGCAAGCCGATCTCACTGTCGGATATTCATACGCCGATGTTCGTGGTGGGCACCCTTCGCGATCACGTCGCGCCGTGGAAGTCCGTGTACAAGATCCACTATCAAGTCGATGCCGACGTAACCTTTCTTCTCACCAGCGGCGGCCACAATGCGGGGATCGTCGCGCCACCCGGCGAGCCGGGGCATACGTATCAGGTCAAGACCCAGGCGGCGGACGCAACCTATGTCGGTCCCGATGAATGGCTGAACACGGTGCCGTCAACCGCAGGATCGTGGTGGCCTGAATGGACGAAGTGGCTCTCCGCAAGATCCGGCGAGCTGTCGGAGCCGCCGCACATGGGCACCGGAACTGCGCAAGCAAAGGAACTGCCTGAGGCGCCCGGAGATTACGTTCGTCACTGA